The Vicia villosa cultivar HV-30 ecotype Madison, WI linkage group LG1, Vvil1.0, whole genome shotgun sequence genome includes a region encoding these proteins:
- the LOC131614141 gene encoding putative bark agglutinin LECRPA3 — MVFFPKLVSLVLLIFTTSFLLVNSEKRVSFSISDFTDNKSDVILQGSAKISDKGYLALTDPNDSNLLVGHALYASSVPVWDGATGNVASFITSFSFTVENEGYSDPADGIVFFLAPQDTEIPKNSAGGNLGIVDGNTAFNQFVGVEFDNYVNSWDPKYSHIGINFNSLMSLKTATWNRENNVLVNVHINYDSLSKTLSVVLTDANGQLSTVSQVLDLKDMLPDTVSVGFSASTGDSRQVHDIHSWSFTSVLKTTISSITSNINATASYA, encoded by the coding sequence ATGGTTTTCTTTCCGAAACTAGTTTCTCTTGTGTTACTTATCTTCACAACTTCGTTTCTGTTAGTGAACTCAGAAAAAAGAGTTTCCTTTAGCATCTCCGACTTTACTGATAATAAATCAGATGTAATCCTTCAAGGGAGTGCCAAAATTTCAGACAAAGGATATTTAGCACTTACCGACCCTAATGACTCTAATTTGCTTGTTGGCCATGCCTTGTATGCATCATCCGTGCCCGTTTGGGACGGTGCCACGGGCAACGTTGCTAGCTTTATAACTTCCTTCTCTTTTACCGTTGAAAACGAAGGATATTCTGATCCCGCTGATGGAATCGTCTTCTTTCTTGCACCACAAGATACTGAAATTCCTAAAAACTCAGCTGGTGGAAATCTCGGAATTGTTGATGGAAACACTGCTTTCAATCAATTTGTTGGTGTGGAATTCGACAATTATGTTAATTCATGGGATCCAAAATATTCACATATTGGAATCAATTTCAACAGTTTAATGTCCTTAAAAACGGCCACATGGAACCGGGAGAACAATGTTTTGGTCAATGTGCATATCAACTATGACTCTCTCTCTAAGACTTTGAGTGTCGTATTAACCGATGCAAATGGCCAACTTTCTACTGTTTCTCAAGTTCTTGATTTGAAGGATATGCTTCCAGACACAGTTAGTGTTGGTTTTTCTGCTTCAACAGGAGATTCCCGTCAAGTACACGACATTCATTCATGGTCTTTCACTTCAGTTTTGAAGACAACTATAAGCAGCATCACCTCAAATATTAACGCAACAGCAAGTTATGCATGA